The segment AAAGGGAGGAGAGCAACCTGCCTACTTTTAAAACTGCAAAAGAGCAACTATGGGTAGAGCAACAAAAAAAGTTTCACCAACCCGATCATGCAGCAAGGTCTTCATATGGTGGAATAAAAAAGTCTCTGGGGGCTAGTAGATCTCGAGGAATATTTGGAAAGTTTGTTCCTCCAATACCTAAGCAAGATGGGGGAGAGCAGAATGGGGGGATGCAGTGCAAGCCTTGCCGCACAGGATCTGTAGAACTAGTGCAACCTGTTGATGACCATCTGAAGAACTTAGAACCAAAGATGATTGAACTTATTATGAATGAGATTATGGATCATGGACCTCCAGTAAATTGGGAAGATATTGCAGGGGTAGAATTTGCCAAAGCCACAATAAAGGAGATAGTTGTGTGGCCTATGATGAGGCCAGATATTTTTACTGGTTTACGAGGACCTCCTAAAGGGATTCTACTTTTTGGTCCTCCTGGAACTGGTAAGACTCTTATTGGCAAGTGCATTGCTAGTCAGTCTGGGGCAACATTCTTTAGTATTTCTGCTTCTTCCCTGACTTCTAAATGGGTgggtgagggagagaaaatggTTCGTGCATTGTTTGCTGTTGCAAGGTATCAGCAACCAGCTGTGATATTTATTGATGAAATTGATTCCCTGTTGTCTCAACGAGGAGATGGTGAACATGAATCTTCTAGAAGGATAAAAACCGAATTTTTAGTTCAGTTAGATGGAGCCACCACGTCTTCTGAAGATCGTATTCTAGTGGTGGGAGCAACTAATCGACCACAAGAAATTGATGAGGCTGCCCGAAGAAGGTTGGTGAAAAGGCTTTATATTCCCCTCCCAGAAGCTTCAGCCAGGAAACAGATAGTAACTAATTTGATGTCCAAGGAGCAATGTTGcctccaggaagaggaagttgAGCTGATTGTACAGCAGTCTGATGGGTTCTCTGGAGCTGATATGACCCAGTTGTGCAGAGAGGCCTCCCTTGGTCCCATTCGGAGCTTACAGACTACTGACATTGCCACAATAACACCAGATCAAGTTCGACCAATAACTTATATTGATTTTGAAAATGCTTTTAGAACTGTACGACCATCTGTGTCTTCAAAAGATCTAGAACTTTTTGAAAACTGGAACAAAACTTATGGCTGTGGGAAGTAAATTGGGATACTTGAAATTTAAAGATATCTTTGTGGTGCagtcttttctactttttaacaagaaaaacttcattttattttgcatattctgTCAATTTTATACCTCACATGGCATACTATAACAAAAGGTTAAATTTTGCAACACCTATGTTAAGGTAAGCTTGTTTTTCTTCCAGCTATCTGATAATAAATCTATTCACGTGCGAtgagaaatttttgtttctatgaGATCTTGTCAAGTTGTAGAATGTGAATAATCAGCTCGAATGGAACGTTAAAAGAATTATTTGTAAATGAAGATatatctgatttatttatttttcattgagtttCTTGTAATGACCCTATCATTCTTTGTACTTACTGTTTGAATAAATTTAAGAATTACCAAAACCTAGAGTGAAAGTGCCAGTTTTTACTTCATTCTAGTTTTGATTATCTTAGTTTTCTCCTTAAAAACggctaataaaatatattcagaaatagCAGGTGTAATCTAGCATGAGATATAAAGTTCAAAACTTTATATGATATGAAAGGTAATGAGTATTGTTCTTGTTCAATGGTTAAGTGATACTTAACATTAATATTAACACCACATCCTcttcctcaaaaatatttttatattttatagtggGTCATtacgtttttatttttcaaatattttaggaGTAGGACTGTGCTCTGCATTTCATCTTTTGTaatctgctcttttttttctttaagtatatTATTTCCCACATTAGAACCACTTACAAGTGCATTGTTTGTACACATCTTCCTTTGTCAGAATGCCTTTATTTCAGTTATGCAATGGTCTGTTAGTCCTCTGTTAGGGGACCTTTAAGGCTACATAGgtgatttatcttttatttactaTAGTAAAAATTGAATGTGATAAagataatgtgtgtatatacttacatatatatatacacatacctacatacatataggtatatatatatcacttgagctatatttaatttttttaattaaaatttttttaattgaatcactatgagatacagttacaaactttcatgtttgagcttcagccatacaattattgaatacccatccctctaccagtgcacattttccaccaccaatgtccctactATCactacccccctccccgcccctcgaAAGTaagccttccccctgcctctatggcagacaatttctcccgtactctctctctacttttaggcattatagtttg is part of the Sorex araneus isolate mSorAra2 chromosome 2, mSorAra2.pri, whole genome shotgun sequence genome and harbors:
- the FIGNL1 gene encoding fidgetin-like protein 1, which produces MQTSDSKSVHLSEWQKNYFAITSGMCTPGQKADAYRAQILRIQYAWANSEISQVCASTLFKKYAEKYSAIIDSDNVGTGLNNYAENILCLARSQQTDSEKWQSALSVKNVFKVNGVQEMMQAGKRCRDALLAPSDASIVIHKETAVFDLPQFSVCGSTRENGTLFNSDHSTNRISGVPENSSVTCPQDAQLPTVTDATKTCPAFSKPSGEPRTAKFHATPLFRNTKKENNISPKADVGLNMYLPSESCFPLDCENSQKRKAFYGSGIIDALSTPVPKVLSKTENISQREESNLPTFKTAKEQLWVEQQKKFHQPDHAARSSYGGIKKSLGASRSRGIFGKFVPPIPKQDGGEQNGGMQCKPCRTGSVELVQPVDDHLKNLEPKMIELIMNEIMDHGPPVNWEDIAGVEFAKATIKEIVVWPMMRPDIFTGLRGPPKGILLFGPPGTGKTLIGKCIASQSGATFFSISASSLTSKWVGEGEKMVRALFAVARYQQPAVIFIDEIDSLLSQRGDGEHESSRRIKTEFLVQLDGATTSSEDRILVVGATNRPQEIDEAARRRLVKRLYIPLPEASARKQIVTNLMSKEQCCLQEEEVELIVQQSDGFSGADMTQLCREASLGPIRSLQTTDIATITPDQVRPITYIDFENAFRTVRPSVSSKDLELFENWNKTYGCGK